A part of Carettochelys insculpta isolate YL-2023 chromosome 1, ASM3395843v1, whole genome shotgun sequence genomic DNA contains:
- the LOC142003987 gene encoding uncharacterized protein LOC142003987: MVQALPIAGCRSIVDVVGVTPKTDSPNTPVPPRRLSSDSGRVTVLVVVCIILGALLCLVLILLGVQVRSARAQRRDSKRPLDPFSEAVYEEIDYNLMREKQMFSRSVSYSDESVRKLQYYTGDSEGENDPGSEQDGASLEGSQLDYDNAEEPAWDDGPQTPSGPDAPALPADAPGNGYDDAREVSIHDDDLVWGKNDEEGRGESSRNRDSQTGWSLHSLRSGGVSGMEKETPLLPPEDIGYDDVGHGDSGGSVSEPFDCRK; this comes from the exons ATGGTCCAGGCCCTCCCAATCGCAGGGTGCAGGAGCATCGTAGATGTGGTGG GTGTGACACCGAAGACAGATTCTCCGAATACTCCAG TTCCCCCGCGCCGCCTTTCTTCCGACAGTGGGAGAGTCACGGTGCTCGTGGTGGTCTGCATTatcctgggggccctgctctgcctggtcctaatcctgctgggggtgcaggtgcgAAGTGCCAGGGCCCAGCGCAGAG ACAGCAAAAGACCCTTGGATCCATTCTCTGAGGCCGTGTACGAGGAGATTGATTATAACCTCATGAGAGAGAAGCAAATGTTCAGTCGCTCAG TCTCCTATTCAGATGAGTCAGTGAGGAAGCTGCAGTACTACACCGGGGACAGTGAGGGGGAAAACGATCCTGGATCAGAACAAG ACGGAGCTTCCCTTGAGGGGTCCCAGTTGGATTACGACAATGCGGAGGAGCCTGCCTGGGATGACGGGCCTCAGACTCCAAGTGGCCCAG atgcccctgccctgcctgcagatGCCCCAGGGAATGGGTATGATGATGCCAGAGAAGTGTCTATCCATGACGATGACCTTGTTTGGGGGAAGAATGATGAAGAAGGCAGGGGAGAGAGTAGCAGGAACAGGGACTCACAGACAG GTTGGAGTCTGCACTCGCTAAGGAGTGGAGGTGTCTCTGGGATGGAGAAAGAAACCCCACTCCTGCCTCCTGAAGATATAGGTTATGATGATGTGGGACACGGTGACTCTGGAGGATCAGTATCAGAACCATTTGATTGCAGAAAATAA